The Sinorhizobium fredii genome contains the following window.
GCAACGTCGTCGCCGCGGCGATCCTTGCCAAGAACCCGCCGAAGCGCCCGGAACTCAAATTTCTGATCAAGAACTCGCCCTGCTATATCGGCCTTTCCAAGGAACAGCCGGCGCTGCTCGAAAAGGTCAACGGCATCATCGCCGCCGCCAAGACCGACGGCAGCCTGAACGCCATTGCGCAGAAGTGGCTCGGCGCCGACCTGCCGGCCGAACTCTGATTACCCCCAAGCCACTCCGCGCGAGCGGGGTGGCGTCACCGCCGTTTGCAAACAGGGGTGCGCCTTGAACTATCACTTCGAATTCGGCTGGCTCTTCGAATACTACCCGCAGATCGTAAAGGGGATCGCAATCACGATCCAACTGATCGCCGTCGGCGCCGTCGCGGGCATTTCGCTCGGCATCGTCTGCGCCTGGGTGCGGGCGCTCGGACCCCTGTGGCTGAAGCCGGTGGTCGCCGCCTATGTGGAGCTGATCCGCAACACGCCGTTCCTGATCCAGCTCTTCTTCATCTTCTTCGGCCTGCCGTCACTGGGGCTGCAGCTCAGCGAACTGCAGGCGGCAAATATCGCCATGGTCGTCAATCTCGGCGCCTATAGCTCAGAAATCATTCGGGCCGGCATCCAGGCGACGCCGAAGGGCCAGTTCGAGGCGGGCGCCAGCCTTGCCATGACCCCCTTCGAGACCTTCCGGTATGTGGTGCTCATCCCGTCGCTTCAGCGCATCTGGCCGGCGCTGTCGTCACAGGTCGTGATCGTCATGCTCGGCTCCGCCGTCGTCTCGCAAATCGCCGCCGAGGACCTGACCTTCGCCGCCAACTTCATCCAGTCGCGCACCTTCCGCGCTTTCGAGGCCTATTTCGTCTCGACCGCCGTCTACCTGCTGCTAGCCATCCTGCTCCGCCAGGTCCTCGGCATGGTCGGCTGGCTCATCTTCCCGAGGAGGGCGGCCAGATGATCGAGTTCACCATCTGGGACATCCTGCGCAACCTGTTGCTTGCCACCCGCTGGACGCTCCTGCTCTCGCTCGTCTCCTTCGTCGGCGGCGGCATGGTCGGGCTGTTGCTGCTCTTCCTGCGGATCAGCCGGCGCAAGTGGGCGCGGGCGGTGGCGAAATACTATATCGAGCTGTTCCAGGGGACGCCGCTCCTGATGCAGCTCTTCATCGCCTTCTTCGGGCTCGGCCTGTTCGGTATCGACGTGCCGGCCTGGCTGGCGGCGGGCGTCGCGCTGATCCTTTGGAGCGCCGCTTTCCTCGGCGAGATCTGGCGCGGCTGCGTCGAGGCGATCGCCAAGGGACAATGGGAGGCCTCGGCCAGCCTCGGCATGGGCCGGCTGCAGCAGATGCGCTACGTCATCCTGCCGCAGGCGATGCGGATCGCCGTGCCGCCGACCGTCGGATTCTCGGTGCAGGTGATCAAGGGAACGGCCCTGACCTCAATCATCGGCTTCGTGGAACTGTCGAAGGCCGGCACCGTCGTCACCAATGCCACCTTCCAGCCCTTCACCGTCTACGGTCTCGTGGCGCTCATTTATTTCGCGCTCTGCTGGCCCCTGTCCAAGAGCAGCCAGATCCTCGAAAGGAAGCTCAATGTCGCTCATCGAAATCACTGACGTCCGCAAGAGCTTCGGTGACAACGAGGTGCTGAAGGGCATCGATCTCGATGTCGCGCCGGGCGAGGTGATCGCCATCATCGGCAAGAGCGGATCGGGCAAGTCGACGCTGTTGCGCTGCATCAACGGGCTCGAGACGATCAGCGACGGATCGATCTCGGTCGCCGGCACCCAGCTTCTCGACGACGAGGCGCATCTGAAGGCGCTGCGGCTGAAGGTCGGGATGATTTTCCAGCAGTTTAACCTCTTTCCGCATCTGACGGTCGGCGGCAATGTCATGCTGTCGCAGATGGTCGTGAAGAAGACGCCGAAGCCGGAGGCGGAGGCGATGGCTCGCAAGATGTTGGAGCGGGTCGGCCTCAGCCAGAAATTCGACGCCTATCCGGACGAGCTCTCCGGCGGCCAGCAGCAGCGTGTCGCGATCGCTCGCGCGCTTGCGATGCAGCCGATCGCATTGCTCTGCGACGAGATCACCTCGGCGCTCGATCCGGAATTGGTGGCGGAGGTGCTGGCGGTGGTGCGCGAGCTTGCCGCCGAAGGCATGACGCTGCTGATGGTCACCCATGAGATGAAGTTCGCCCGCGACGTCTGTTCGCGGGTCGTCTTCATGCATCAGGGCCGCGTCCACGAGATCGGTCGGCCGGAGGAGGTTTTTGCCAATCCGCGGACGCCGGAGTTAAAGCAGTTCCTCGGGGCCCACTGAGGAGCCGCCGCGGATCAGGGCCGCACGGTGATGCGGCCCTTCATGTTCGGGTGGTAGCGGCAGATATAGTCGAAACTGCCTGACTCCTTTAGCAGGAGCCGGCCCGATCGCTTTGCCGGAATGAGCACGTCGGCGCCGCCCTTCACCGTGGCGGTGTGGACGAGCGCATCCTTGTTGATCCACTCGATCTCGTCGCCAGGCTTCGCCTCGATTTCCGTCGGCACGTAGACGAGACGGTCGATCATCACCTTTATGGTTTCTGCCTGCGAAGGAGCGGCGGTCGCTCCCAGCAACAGAGTTAAAAGGGCCGCTCGCACTCGCACCGCACTCATTTCAGCTCCGTCGCGACATGTTCGGCGTGCTGCTGATGACCCTGGAAGAGCTTCAGCCCGGTTTCGAGCAGGCTCTTGAGCTCGCCGTTCTGGGCCGCCGGAATCAGCATTGTTTCGAGCGCGCCATTGACCTGCTTGTGGTAGGCGACCTCGTGCTCGACATAGGCCTTGTCGAACTCGGCGCCCGTCAGCTTTGCCAGTTCCTGGCGCTTCGCTTCGGCCGCCTGCGACAGTGCCTTGCTGGTGTCGTTGTCTTCCGGCGTGACGTTCAATTTCTTGACGAGGTCGAGGGCTTGGCTGTTCACCGCCTCGTGGTCGCGCACCATCGTCTCGGCGAATTCGACGACGGCCTTGTTCTTGGAGGTGGCGATCGCCTGTTTCGCCGCTTCGATGTCGAGCACGCCGGCCGTATAGGCGATATGGGCGATCTGCGGATCGGTCGGCTTGTCGGCGCCGAGCGCGCCGTTGGCGGCGAAGATGAGCGCGATTGCCGCTGCCGCGGTCGTCAGTCGGATGGTCATGGGATGTTCCTTTCCTCGAAGATCAAAAGGCGTTTTCGTTGACGCGCTTTGGATGCTTCGGCGGGCGAAACGTTCCCGCTTATTCGTCGGCTTCTATCGTTTGGCCGGAGATGCGGGCGAGGACGGCCTCGGTCAGGCGCTCGCAGCGTTTCCCGGCGAAGGGGAAGGCATCGAGCAGGACTGGGCCAATCTGCTTTTCTAGTTGCTGCTTCAGCAGCTGGCGCGCCCGATGCAGCCGCGTGCGGACGGTCTCGGGGCGGAGCCCGAGCAGGGCGGCAGTTTCCTCGTTGTTGAGGCCTTCGATGACGCGTAGCACGAAAACGGTCCGGTAGGCGTCCGGAAGGTGATCCGTCAGCCGTTCGACAAGGTCGAGAATCTCTCGCTGGGCCATGGTCTTTTCCGGGTCGCTCGTGTTTGTGTTCAGCGGGAAGGCGATGATCTCCGCCTGATGCGATTGCCGCATGCTCTCGACGAGCGCCATCTGGCGCCGGCTCTTGCGCAGTCGGCCGAGCGCCTCGTTGATGACGATGCGGGCAAGCCAGGTGGTGATTGCGGCGTCGCCGCGGAATTCGGCAAAATGCGTGAAGGCGCGTACATAGGCCTCCTGCAGCACGTCTTCCGCGTCATTGTTGTTGCGAACGATGCTCCGCGCGATCCGATAGAGCTTGCGGTTATGCGCCTGCATGACGGCGCGAAAGCTTTCGATATCCTCCGCACTGGGCGGGCTTTTCAGGCGATGGCGGATCTCAACGCTGGGCATGATCGGCTCCCCATGGTCATGTTGTTGCGCATTGGATGCCGCATCGCGCGAAACGTTCCCAAATGGCGGCATCACCGAATATAGCGCGGCGATGCCCCAATTCGAGCATCGCCGCGCGGGCCGTCTTCGAACATGCTGTGTGGAAAGGGCGATCAAAAAGAGAAAGCCCGGCGCGGGAGGAGGTGCGCCGGGCTTTCGATCCTGATCGGCAACTGGGAGGAGGAGGGTCGCCGATCCCTCAATAGAGCTGGGAGGAGGAATGCTCTATCGATAAGTCATACAATAATGTTGCATCGCAGCAATTGCAAGCCCAAAATGCAAATTATTTTGTCTGACCGGTAAAAAATGATCTGTAACTGCGACGCCGATAGGGCAAGCGGCAGGCGATCCGTTTCAGCAGCTTGCCTTCGGGGCAAGCTGCGCCAGATTCGGACAGAACGAACGAGGAGGCGGCCATGGCGGACGAACGCAAGGCGGCTTTGGTGCGGATCACCGGCAGGGTGCAAGGGGTGTGCTTCCGTGTCTGGACGCGCGACGAGGCCGAACGCCTCGGACTTGCCGGCTGGGTGCGCAACGAAAGCGACGGTTCGGTGACCGCCCTGATCGCTGGTACTGGTCCGGCGGTCGACACGATGCTCGGTCGGTTCTGGAAGGGACCCCCGGGTGCCGCCGTCGCCAGCGTTGCGAGCGAGGATGCATCTTCCACTGAAGCGCCGGCGGGGTTTCGCATTACCCGCTAGCTGCGATGACCTTGGGTTGGGGCAGAGGGAGGCCGTGGGCAAGTCCCCTCCCCACAGGTGGGAGGGGCTTACCGCGGCGCGCCCGCTCCGCCTATCTCGACCTTTGCCCCAGAAGCTGTCAGTTCAGTCTATCGAGCCTTGCACTGACTGGGAAAAGTGGCGCGACATTGCGGCCAGAAAAGCCCCCCCCTTTGTGGGGAGGGGTTGGGGAGGGTGAAAGCGGAGGGCGCTAAAGTGCTAAACCCGTTCCAGCGCTACCGCGATGCCCTGGCCGACGCCGATGCACATGGTGGAGAGCGAATAGCGTCCGCCCGTTTCGGCGAGCTCCAGCGCCGCGGTGCCGGTGATGCGGGCGCCCGACATGCCGAGGGGGTGGCCGAGCGCGATCGCGCCGCCGTTGCGGTTGACGCGCGGGTCGTCGTCGGCGATTCCGAGTTCACGCAGCACGGCAAGCCCCTGGCTGGCGAAGGCCTCGTTGAGTTCGATGACGTCGAACTGGTCCTGCGTCATGCCGAGCCGCGCCATCAGCTTCTGCGAGGCGGGCAAAGGACCGATGCCCATGATGCGTGGCGGCACGCCGGCCGTGGCGCCGCCGAGAATGCGGGCGATGGGCTTCAGGCCGTGTTTTCTTGCCGCCGCCTCTGAGGCGATGATCAGTGCCGCCGCGCCGTCATTGACGCCGGAGGCATTGCCGGCGGTGACGGAGCCGCCGGCGCGGAACGGCGCCTTCAGCTTGGCAAGCGTTTCGATCGTCGTGGCGCGCGGATGCTCGTCCCTGTCGACGACGAGCGGCTCGCCCTTCTTCTGAGGTATGGTGACGGCGACGATCTCCCGGGTGAGCCGGCCGTTCGCCTGGGCGGCCGCAGCCTTTGCCTGGCTGCGCACGGCAAAGGCGTCCTGGTCCTCGCGCGAGATTTTAAAATCTTCGGCAACGTTCTCGCCGGTCTCCGGCATCGAATCGACGCCGTATTGCGCCTTCATCAGCGGGTTGACGAAGCGCCAGCCGATGGTCGTGTCGTGGATTTCGGCGTGACGCGAAAATGCGCTGTCGGCCTTTGGCAGGACGAACGGCGCCCGCGACATGGATTCGACGCCGCCGGCGATCATCAGTTCGGCCTCGCCGGCCTTGATGGCGCGGGCGGCTGCGATCACCGCATCCATGCCGGAGCCGCAGAGCCGGTTGATCGTCGTGCCGGGGACGGCGACCGGCAGTCCGGCGAGAAGCGACGACATGCGCGCGACATTGCGGTTGTCTTCGCCCGCCTGGTTGGCGCAGCCGAAGATCACGTCATCGACCGCCTCCCAGTCGACCGAAGCATTGCGCTCGGCAAGCGCCTTCAGCGGGATGGCGCCGAGGTCGTCGGGGCGCACAGAGGAGAGCGAACCGCCGAAGCGGCCGATCGGGGTGCGAATGTAATCGCAGATATAAGTGTCGCGCATCAGGCGGCCTCCTTGCCCGGCCCGGTGCCCTCATGGGCCTTCTTGGTGCGGGCGTTGATGTCGCGCAGCACCGAGAGCTCCGTCTCGGTCGGCGCAGGGGTTTCGATAACGGTCTCGGCGAATTTAATCGGCCAGGCGCAATTCTCGACGATCCGCTCGCGGCTGACGCCCGGATGGATCGAGACGACGGTCAGTTCCTTCGTCTCCGAATCCGGCTCGAGGATGCACAGATCAGTGATGACGCGCGTTGGCCCCTTGGTCTTCAGGCCGAGTTTTTCGCGGGTGTTGCCGCCCTCGCCATGGCCCATCGAGGTGACGAAGGGGAGCTTCTCGACGAAGCCGCGCTTCGAAAGCGCCATGGTGATGAAGATGCGGCCGCAATTGGAGGCGATCTCCGGCGCGCCGCCGCCGCCCGGCAGGCGGACCTTTGGGTGGTCGTAGGGGCCGACGACGGTGGTGTTGAGATTGGCGAAGCGGTCGATCTGCGCACCGCCGAGGAAGCCGGTCGTGATGCGGCCACCCTGTAGCCAATAGCGGAACATTTCCGAAACCGAGACGGTGAAGAGCGCGGTATCGCAGAGCTCGCCGTCGCCGATCGACAGCGGCAGCACGTCCGGCTTTGTGCCGACGGTGCCGCTCTCGTAGATCAGCGTGATGCCCGGCGCATGCGTCAGCCGGGCGACGTTGCAGGCGGCCGAAGGCGCCCCGATGCCGACGAAGCAGACGTCGTCGTTGGAAAGTTCGCGCGCCGCGGCGATGGTCATCATTTCAGTGGGGGTGAAATCCGTCATCCTTGCCTCCTCAAGCGACCTTGGCCGCAGTCTTCGCGGCATGGCGGGCGTAGTCTTCGGGCCGAGCGTCGAGCACGTTTTCCTTAATCCAGGCCGTGAACGTCTCCCGGTCTCGTGCGATCTCGTCCCAGCGTATGTAAAAGGCATTCGACCGCGGATAGTAGCCATGCGCGTAGGAGGGGAAGGCGCCGCCCGGCACATGGGTGACGGCCGTCACCGCCCAGGTCGGCAGTACGACGGAATTGGGAGAGGGCGGCGAGAGTTCGTCGACGATCTCCTCGACGGTGACGATCGAGCGCCTGGCGGCAAGCACCGCCTCCTTCTGGACGCCGACGATGCCTTCGAGCAGGACGTTGCCTTTGCGGTCCGCGCGCTGCGCGTGGATGATCGTCACGTCCGGCCGGATCGCCGGCACTGCAGCCAGAACTTCGCCGGTGAAGGGGCAGGTCACGCTTTTGATGTTCGGGTTCACCTTCGGCAGGTCGGCGCCGATATAGCCGCGCAGCATGGCGAAGGGCAGGTTTGCGGCGCCCGCCTCATAGGCGTTCGCCATCGCCGCATGCGAGTGCTCCTCGATCTCGAGTGGCCGCGGCCATTGGTTCTCGACCGCATCGCGGAATCGGTGCAGCGAGCCGACGCCCGGATTGCCGCCCCAGGAGAACTTCATGCCCCGCGCGGCACCGACACCGATGAGCTGGTCATAAAGAATGTCCGGCGTCATGCGGACGAGGAACAGATCCTTTCTACCCTGGCGGATCACCTCGTGCCCGGCGGCATAGGGGATCAAGTGTGTGAATCCCTCCATGGCGACGGTATCACCGTCGCGGACATTCTCCGCCACCGCCTCGGCGAGCGACATTATGCGAGCCATGCAACTCCTCCTCTCTTAGCCGGCCGGCAATACCTTGCGAGTGGCAAGCTCCGTTGCCCGGCAGCGGCGACTGCCGGGGAATAAGCGCCTCTTTCCGCCAACCGTCAAATATTTTGTGCGATATTTGACATTTGTTCGCATATCGCACAAACTACGGCTGATCTGAATGAGGGAAGAATTATGCGGGAAACGGATTTCGTCAGCGGTTTTGCGCGCGGCTTGAAGGTGATCGAGGCCTTCGGCGAGACGCAGCCGCGACTGTCGATCGCCGAGGCATCGAAGCTCACCGGCCTCGACCGCGCCACGGTCCGGCGCTCGCTGCTGACGCTATCGGAACTCGGCTATGCCGATTACGACGGCAAATTCTTTAGTCTCACGCCGAGGGTCCTAAGGCTCGGCCACGCCTATCTCTCGGCGACGCCGCTGCCGGCGATCGTCCAGCCTCATCTCGACCAGCTCGCGGAAAAGGCGGGGCAGAGCGCCTCGGCCTCCGTCCTCGACGGCACCGAGGTGGTCTACATCGCCCGCGCCTCGCAGCGCCGGGTAATGTCGATCAACCTGATGCCCGGCTCACGGCTGCCCGCCTATTGCGCCTCGATGGGAAGGGTGCTGCTTGCTGCCCTCCCTGAGAGCGAGGCACGCGAAATCCTGGCGCGCACGGAACTCAAAGCCAACACGCCGCGCACGAAAACTGATCCGGAGGAATTGATGGCGGAGCTCCGCAGGGTTCGCGAGCAGGGCTATGCGATCATCGATCAGGAACTGGAGCTCGGGCTGTGTTCGATCGCGGTTCCGCTGATGAACGCGCGTGGGCAGGTGGTCGCCGCGCTCAATATCGGCGCGCCTGCCGCCC
Protein-coding sequences here:
- a CDS encoding amino acid ABC transporter permease; translation: MNYHFEFGWLFEYYPQIVKGIAITIQLIAVGAVAGISLGIVCAWVRALGPLWLKPVVAAYVELIRNTPFLIQLFFIFFGLPSLGLQLSELQAANIAMVVNLGAYSSEIIRAGIQATPKGQFEAGASLAMTPFETFRYVVLIPSLQRIWPALSSQVVIVMLGSAVVSQIAAEDLTFAANFIQSRTFRAFEAYFVSTAVYLLLAILLRQVLGMVGWLIFPRRAAR
- a CDS encoding amino acid ABC transporter permease; this translates as MIEFTIWDILRNLLLATRWTLLLSLVSFVGGGMVGLLLLFLRISRRKWARAVAKYYIELFQGTPLLMQLFIAFFGLGLFGIDVPAWLAAGVALILWSAAFLGEIWRGCVEAIAKGQWEASASLGMGRLQQMRYVILPQAMRIAVPPTVGFSVQVIKGTALTSIIGFVELSKAGTVVTNATFQPFTVYGLVALIYFALCWPLSKSSQILERKLNVAHRNH
- a CDS encoding amino acid ABC transporter ATP-binding protein produces the protein MSLIEITDVRKSFGDNEVLKGIDLDVAPGEVIAIIGKSGSGKSTLLRCINGLETISDGSISVAGTQLLDDEAHLKALRLKVGMIFQQFNLFPHLTVGGNVMLSQMVVKKTPKPEAEAMARKMLERVGLSQKFDAYPDELSGGQQQRVAIARALAMQPIALLCDEITSALDPELVAEVLAVVRELAAEGMTLLMVTHEMKFARDVCSRVVFMHQGRVHEIGRPEEVFANPRTPELKQFLGAH
- a CDS encoding cupredoxin domain-containing protein; translated protein: MSAVRVRAALLTLLLGATAAPSQAETIKVMIDRLVYVPTEIEAKPGDEIEWINKDALVHTATVKGGADVLIPAKRSGRLLLKESGSFDYICRYHPNMKGRITVRP
- a CDS encoding DUF4142 domain-containing protein; the encoded protein is MTIRLTTAAAAIALIFAANGALGADKPTDPQIAHIAYTAGVLDIEAAKQAIATSKNKAVVEFAETMVRDHEAVNSQALDLVKKLNVTPEDNDTSKALSQAAEAKRQELAKLTGAEFDKAYVEHEVAYHKQVNGALETMLIPAAQNGELKSLLETGLKLFQGHQQHAEHVATELK
- a CDS encoding RNA polymerase sigma factor — translated: MPSVEIRHRLKSPPSAEDIESFRAVMQAHNRKLYRIARSIVRNNNDAEDVLQEAYVRAFTHFAEFRGDAAITTWLARIVINEALGRLRKSRRQMALVESMRQSHQAEIIAFPLNTNTSDPEKTMAQREILDLVERLTDHLPDAYRTVFVLRVIEGLNNEETAALLGLRPETVRTRLHRARQLLKQQLEKQIGPVLLDAFPFAGKRCERLTEAVLARISGQTIEADE
- a CDS encoding acylphosphatase → MADERKAALVRITGRVQGVCFRVWTRDEAERLGLAGWVRNESDGSVTALIAGTGPAVDTMLGRFWKGPPGAAVASVASEDASSTEAPAGFRITR
- the pcaF gene encoding 3-oxoadipyl-CoA thiolase, encoding MRDTYICDYIRTPIGRFGGSLSSVRPDDLGAIPLKALAERNASVDWEAVDDVIFGCANQAGEDNRNVARMSSLLAGLPVAVPGTTINRLCGSGMDAVIAAARAIKAGEAELMIAGGVESMSRAPFVLPKADSAFSRHAEIHDTTIGWRFVNPLMKAQYGVDSMPETGENVAEDFKISREDQDAFAVRSQAKAAAAQANGRLTREIVAVTIPQKKGEPLVVDRDEHPRATTIETLAKLKAPFRAGGSVTAGNASGVNDGAAALIIASEAAARKHGLKPIARILGGATAGVPPRIMGIGPLPASQKLMARLGMTQDQFDVIELNEAFASQGLAVLRELGIADDDPRVNRNGGAIALGHPLGMSGARITGTAALELAETGGRYSLSTMCIGVGQGIAVALERV
- a CDS encoding CoA-transferase subunit beta, with the translated sequence MTDFTPTEMMTIAAARELSNDDVCFVGIGAPSAACNVARLTHAPGITLIYESGTVGTKPDVLPLSIGDGELCDTALFTVSVSEMFRYWLQGGRITTGFLGGAQIDRFANLNTTVVGPYDHPKVRLPGGGGAPEIASNCGRIFITMALSKRGFVEKLPFVTSMGHGEGGNTREKLGLKTKGPTRVITDLCILEPDSETKELTVVSIHPGVSRERIVENCAWPIKFAETVIETPAPTETELSVLRDINARTKKAHEGTGPGKEAA
- a CDS encoding CoA transferase subunit A; the protein is MARIMSLAEAVAENVRDGDTVAMEGFTHLIPYAAGHEVIRQGRKDLFLVRMTPDILYDQLIGVGAARGMKFSWGGNPGVGSLHRFRDAVENQWPRPLEIEEHSHAAMANAYEAGAANLPFAMLRGYIGADLPKVNPNIKSVTCPFTGEVLAAVPAIRPDVTIIHAQRADRKGNVLLEGIVGVQKEAVLAARRSIVTVEEIVDELSPPSPNSVVLPTWAVTAVTHVPGGAFPSYAHGYYPRSNAFYIRWDEIARDRETFTAWIKENVLDARPEDYARHAAKTAAKVA
- a CDS encoding IclR family transcriptional regulator, encoding MRETDFVSGFARGLKVIEAFGETQPRLSIAEASKLTGLDRATVRRSLLTLSELGYADYDGKFFSLTPRVLRLGHAYLSATPLPAIVQPHLDQLAEKAGQSASASVLDGTEVVYIARASQRRVMSINLMPGSRLPAYCASMGRVLLAALPESEAREILARTELKANTPRTKTDPEELMAELRRVREQGYAIIDQELELGLCSIAVPLMNARGQVVAALNIGAPAAHVAVAELAERYLPLLKETQSALRPLVQ